In Halichondria panicea chromosome 13, odHalPani1.1, whole genome shotgun sequence, one genomic interval encodes:
- the LOC135345951 gene encoding ATP-dependent DNA helicase PIF6-like has product MLFVGDILQLPPVNGAPVFQSVPTKVLSLRIGCIGSANIWKSTVVYDELTINERQKGDKLYTEILDGVRRGYPSEQAVSLLTERVFDVAVLEKYEQLKREGKKPICLFSTRKACATVNSDLLNTLDSKIIPLRCRDVIDEGACANGEWNKQAEKRLTEMNKDSSLTAGLEEVLHLAVNARVMLRRNLSTEDGLVNGAIGTVLEIESKHVTVKFDRVAEPYKVTRVANRFCVLYISRNQFPLIVAYAVTIHKSQGLSLDCAIIDLSDSVFGEGMAYVALSRVRSIDGVHLTSFTPHSIMASRTCVEECNRLRLAFRPDLAAYELPVKQNRKRKMTAAIVPPAKRQCTVEGSNVDKPPVKKRKERTPAVFPPAKRQCNLERKVPSNVDKPPVKKLNEAVTSAGDCHIVEDPENRGSNHGESFCFNPLDEVEQKSACLLLKINHRRNIVTAGGPNIALTRPHLPSLVDTMGDGACMFRAMSVVITGYQRQHITVRRAIVKHMCDFQHLFNGKHWLIDAGYPDMISYVRATQMDQTRTWGTHLEIFALAHLLERRVFVYSRTAGNAWLCHCPSKIDPNIPPPRDKKGLYIYHTGDHYKVVTSVTK; this is encoded by the coding sequence ATGCTCTTTGTGGGCGACATACTCCAGCTACCACCCGTTAACGGTGCACCGGTGTTCCAAAGCGTTCCCACTAAAGTGCTATCACTCAGAATAGGTTGCATAGGGTCCGCAAACATTTGGAAAAGCACAGTAGTGTACGACGAGCTTACCATTAACGAAAGACAAAAAGGGGACAAATTGTACACTGAAATACTTGACGGCGTCAGGAGGGGATATCCTAGCGAACAGGCAGTCTCTCTCCTGACAGAACGCGTCTTCGATGTGGCCGTACTAGAAAAGTACGAGCAACTGAAACGCGAGGGTAAAAAACCCATATGCCTTTTCTCGACTAGAAAAGCGTGTGCAACAGTTAACTCTGATCTTTTAAACACTCTAGACAGTAAGATAATACCACTGCGTTGTAGAGACGTCATCGACGAGGGTGCCTGCGCCAACGGAGAGTGGAACAAACAGGCCGAAAAGCGTCTAACAGAAATGAACAAAGACAGCAGCTTGACAGCTGGTCTGGAAGAAGTGCTCCATCTGGCCGTTAATGCCCGCGTCATGTTGAGACGAAACCTGTCCACCGAAGACGGTCTAGTAAACGGAGCCATAGGCACCGTTCTTGaaatagaatctaaacacgtGACTGTTAAGTTCGACCGTGTGGCAGAACCGTACAAAGTGACCAGAGTCGCTAACCGGTTCTGTGTCCTCTACATTTCCAGGAACCAGTTCCCTCTAATAGTCGCTTATGCCGTCACCATACACAAGAGCCAAGGTCTCTCGCTCGACTGTGCCATCATTGACCTATCTGACAGCGTGTTTGGTGAGGGCATGGCGTACGTGGCGTTGTCCAGAGTCAGGTCCATAGACGGTGTACACCTGACGTCCTTTACACCCCACTCCATCATGGCCTCTAGAACGTGCGTGGAGGAGTGTAACAGGCTCAGGCTAGCATTTAGGCCAGACTTGGCAGCGTACGAATTGCCCGTTAAACAAAACAGAAAAAGGAAAATGACAGCTGCGATTGTCCCGCCAGCCAAACGGCAGTGTACGGTTGAAGGGAGTAATGTCGACAAACCCCCAGTTAAGAAACGAAAGGAAAGGACGCCTGCGGTCTTCCCGCCAGCCAAACGGCAATGTAACCTTGAAAGGAAAGTCCCCAGCAATGTTGACAAACCCCCAGTTAAGAAACTAAACGAGGCAGTCACCTCTGCTGGTGATTGCCATATAGTTGAAGACCCAGAGAATCGTGGTAGCAATCACGGTGAATCCTTCTGCTTCAACCCTCTGGACGAGGTTGAACAGAAATCGGCGTGTTTGCTGCTGAAAATTAATCACCGCAGAAATATCGTCACCGCCGGCGGACCAAACATTGCCCTGACTCGGCCCCATTTACCCTCGCTCGTTGACACGATGGGGGATGGAGCGTGCATGTTCAGGGCAATGTCTGTGGTCATTACCGGCTATCAACGTCAACACATTACTGTCAGGCGAGCCATTGTAAAGCACATGTGTGATTTTCAACATTTGTTTAATGGTAAACATTGGTTGATCGATGCAGGTTACCCGGACATGATCTCCTACGTCAGGGCCACGCAAATGGACCAAACACGTACCTGGGGAACTCACTTGGAGATCTTTGCACTGGCCCATCTGCTCGAGCGAAGGGTGTTCGTCTACTCGAGAACGGCTGGAAATGCCTGGCTGTGTCACTGTCCGAGCAAAATAGACCCCAACATCCCCCCTCCTCGGGACAAAAAGGGTTTGTATATTTATCACACGGGTGACCACTACAAAGTAGTGACATCTGTGACAAAGTAA